One segment of Mycobacterium spongiae DNA contains the following:
- a CDS encoding HAD family hydrolase, with protein sequence MTIPTRPALIACDVDGTLLDDAETVTARTRAAVRAAVDDGARFILATGRPPRWVWPVVEALGFAPIAVCANGAVVYDPATDRVVSVRTLSVDILAALAEIATRVIPGAGLAVERIGDSAHDTATPQFVSSPGYEHAWLNPDNTEVSVEDLLSAPAIKLLIRKSGASSADMAAELAKHIGFEGDITYSTNNGLVEIVPVGISKATGVDEVARPVGISESEVLAFGDMPNDVPMLLRAGRGVAMGNAHPDALDAADEITAPNTNDGVARVLERWWS encoded by the coding sequence GTGACAATTCCGACTCGCCCGGCGCTTATTGCGTGCGACGTTGACGGCACCTTGCTCGACGACGCGGAAACCGTCACCGCACGTACTCGCGCCGCGGTACGGGCCGCGGTCGACGATGGTGCGCGCTTCATCCTGGCAACGGGCCGACCGCCGCGCTGGGTGTGGCCCGTAGTGGAGGCACTCGGCTTTGCACCGATCGCGGTGTGCGCGAACGGCGCTGTCGTCTACGACCCCGCCACGGACCGGGTGGTGTCGGTACGTACCCTGTCCGTCGACATCCTGGCAGCGTTGGCGGAAATTGCTACGCGTGTCATCCCCGGTGCCGGGTTGGCGGTAGAGCGAATCGGCGACAGCGCGCACGACACGGCCACGCCCCAGTTTGTTAGTTCGCCGGGCTACGAACACGCGTGGCTGAACCCGGACAACACGGAGGTGTCGGTCGAAGATCTGCTGAGCGCACCAGCGATCAAACTTCTCATCCGCAAGTCTGGCGCTTCCAGTGCCGACATGGCCGCGGAACTGGCCAAGCATATCGGCTTCGAGGGCGATATCACCTACTCCACTAACAACGGACTGGTGGAGATTGTGCCGGTGGGTATCAGCAAGGCCACCGGTGTTGACGAAGTCGCAAGACCAGTGGGGATTTCCGAATCTGAGGTGCTGGCTTTCGGCGACATGCCTAACGACGTGCCGATGTTGCTGCGGGCTGGTCGGGGCGTTGCGATGGGAAACGCGCATCCCGACGCGCTCGATGCGGCTGACGAGATCACCGCGCCGAATACCAACGACGGTGTCGCGCGGGTGTTGGAGCGTTGGTGGTCCTGA
- a CDS encoding lysophospholipid acyltransferase family protein yields MSEPFFRMMEFLVPSIVAANGNKITFDGLDNVPDSGGALIALNHTSYVDWIPASIAAYECGRRLRFMIKAEMQDVRAVNYVIKHAQLIPVDRSEGANAYAVAVRRLRDGQLVGIHPEATISRSLELKQFKTGAARMALEARVPIVPMIVWGAHRIWPKDHPRNLFRNKIPITVSVGQSLQPHGDVDQLNVELRQTMTTLLHRVQEQYPHPQGAYWVPRRLGGGAPSQEEARMMRVAELAERTQKRGYDGVSSPQRRSGGLR; encoded by the coding sequence GTGTCGGAGCCATTCTTCCGAATGATGGAGTTCCTCGTCCCGTCGATCGTCGCGGCGAACGGAAACAAGATCACCTTTGATGGCCTCGACAATGTTCCCGACAGTGGCGGCGCGTTGATCGCCCTCAATCACACGAGCTACGTGGACTGGATTCCCGCGTCGATCGCCGCGTATGAGTGTGGCCGGCGGTTGCGGTTCATGATCAAGGCCGAAATGCAGGACGTGCGAGCGGTCAACTATGTGATCAAGCACGCCCAGCTCATCCCGGTGGATCGCAGCGAGGGCGCTAACGCGTACGCCGTCGCCGTACGACGACTACGGGACGGCCAACTCGTCGGGATACACCCGGAGGCCACCATCAGCCGCAGCCTTGAACTCAAGCAGTTCAAGACCGGGGCGGCCCGGATGGCGTTAGAGGCGCGGGTGCCGATAGTTCCCATGATTGTCTGGGGAGCACACCGGATTTGGCCGAAGGATCACCCAAGGAACCTGTTCCGCAACAAGATTCCGATTACCGTGTCCGTAGGTCAGTCGTTGCAGCCGCACGGCGATGTTGACCAGCTCAACGTCGAGTTGCGGCAAACGATGACGACCCTGCTGCACCGGGTGCAAGAGCAGTACCCACATCCTCAGGGTGCGTACTGGGTGCCGCGTCGTCTGGGTGGCGGTGCGCCGAGCCAGGAAGAGGCCAGGATGATGCGGGTTGCCGAATTGGCTGAGCGGACGCAGAAGCGCGGGTATGACGGCGTCTCATCGCCGCAGCGACGATCAGGGGGGCTACGTTGA
- a CDS encoding lysophospholipid acyltransferase family protein → MAEPTYRILEILAHLLVVTSGTRVTYVGEENVPDRGGAVVAINHTSYVDWLPAALAMHRRRRRMRFMIKAEMQRVKVVNFLIRHTRTIPVDRRAGAAAYSLAVQRLREGELVGVYPEATISRSFELKEFKTGAARMAREADVPIVPVIVWGAQRIWTKDHPKHVGRNKVPVSVAVGTPLRVGEDIAATEAVLRESMNSLLYQVQQDYSHPAGAYWVPRRLGGGAPTLAEAARLDADEAAAKAASRTPREPRDG, encoded by the coding sequence ATGGCGGAGCCCACCTACCGCATACTTGAGATCCTGGCCCACTTGCTCGTGGTGACCTCGGGAACCCGGGTGACCTATGTCGGTGAGGAGAACGTGCCCGATCGCGGAGGCGCGGTCGTCGCAATCAATCACACCAGCTACGTCGACTGGCTGCCGGCCGCGCTGGCGATGCATCGCCGGCGCCGTCGGATGCGATTCATGATCAAGGCCGAGATGCAACGAGTGAAGGTGGTCAACTTCCTGATCAGGCACACCCGGACAATTCCGGTTGACCGCCGAGCCGGTGCGGCCGCCTACTCCCTTGCGGTGCAGCGGCTTCGCGAGGGAGAGCTGGTCGGGGTGTATCCGGAGGCCACGATCAGCCGCAGTTTCGAGCTCAAAGAGTTCAAGACGGGCGCCGCCCGGATGGCCAGGGAAGCGGATGTCCCGATTGTTCCGGTCATTGTCTGGGGCGCTCAGCGGATCTGGACCAAGGACCACCCAAAGCATGTGGGCCGCAACAAAGTGCCGGTCAGCGTGGCGGTGGGTACACCGTTGCGCGTCGGCGAAGACATCGCAGCGACGGAGGCGGTACTGCGAGAATCGATGAATTCGCTGCTGTACCAGGTTCAGCAGGACTATTCTCATCCGGCCGGGGCGTACTGGGTGCCTCGTCGGCTAGGCGGCGGTGCCCCGACCTTGGCCGAGGCGGCACGACTCGACGCTGACGAGGCAGCGGCGAAAGCCGCCAGCCGAACTCCGCGGGAACCGCGGGACGGATGA
- a CDS encoding lysophospholipid acyltransferase family protein, with amino-acid sequence MEPYYGTIIQLARLTWRIQGLRISVAGEEHLPASGGAVIAINHTGYLDFTFAGLPAYKQGLARKVRFMAKQEVFDHKITGPIMRRLRHIPVDRRDGAASYEAAVTMLKAGELVGVYPEATISRSFEIKEFKSGAARMAIDAGVPIIPHIVWGAQRIWTKDHPKKLFRPKVPVAVLVGDPIDPTLPTAELTSLLHSRMQHLLERAQEQYGPHPAGEFWVPHRFGGGAPSLAEAARRDAEEAALRAARRAQRAHPAGAPEQ; translated from the coding sequence GTGGAACCGTATTACGGGACTATCATTCAGCTTGCCCGCTTGACCTGGCGCATCCAGGGCCTGCGCATCAGTGTCGCGGGTGAAGAGCACCTACCCGCCAGCGGCGGTGCGGTCATCGCGATCAACCATACCGGTTATCTCGACTTCACCTTCGCGGGTTTGCCCGCCTACAAGCAGGGCCTCGCGCGCAAGGTGCGGTTCATGGCCAAGCAGGAGGTGTTCGACCACAAGATCACCGGGCCGATCATGCGCAGGCTTCGGCATATCCCGGTGGACCGGAGAGACGGGGCTGCCTCCTATGAAGCCGCGGTCACGATGCTCAAGGCCGGCGAGCTGGTCGGCGTCTACCCCGAAGCGACAATCAGCCGCAGCTTCGAAATAAAGGAATTCAAGTCGGGAGCCGCGCGAATGGCGATTGACGCCGGCGTGCCGATCATTCCGCACATCGTCTGGGGTGCCCAGCGCATCTGGACCAAGGACCACCCCAAGAAGCTGTTTCGTCCGAAAGTGCCGGTCGCGGTGCTGGTTGGTGATCCGATTGACCCGACACTGCCGACCGCCGAACTCACCAGCCTGCTGCATTCCCGGATGCAGCATTTGCTGGAGCGAGCCCAAGAACAGTACGGACCCCATCCGGCCGGCGAGTTCTGGGTACCGCACCGCTTCGGGGGCGGCGCGCCCTCGCTCGCCGAGGCCGCCCGCCGGGACGCCGAGGAGGCAGCGCTACGGGCCGCTCGCCGCGCCCAGCGCGCCCATCCCGCCGGGGCGCCGGAGCAGTGA
- a CDS encoding phosphotransferase, which produces MSFPSLPPAVPALVNRLAAGRPVHAVWVNELGGITFRIGSGAEFVKVAKPGSVDFTNEAHRLRWAARYLAVPRVLGLGVDHGPDGDLAWLRTGGLPGVSAVHPRWRTSPDVAVRAIAVGLRALHDRLPAPSCPFSWSAQDRLATLEPLRRADLGQPPPIDQLVVCHGDACSPNTLIDDMGRCCGHVDFGDLGVADRWADLAVATLSLQWNYPEYPGRCWEDEFFAAYGVTPDPLRIDYYRRLWQSEPNGSG; this is translated from the coding sequence TTGTCCTTTCCATCGTTGCCGCCGGCGGTGCCGGCCCTGGTCAACCGGTTGGCCGCCGGCAGACCCGTGCATGCGGTCTGGGTCAACGAGCTGGGGGGCATCACCTTTCGGATCGGCTCCGGCGCCGAATTCGTCAAGGTTGCCAAGCCGGGCTCCGTCGACTTCACCAATGAAGCCCACCGGTTACGTTGGGCTGCCCGGTACCTCGCGGTACCGCGGGTCCTGGGCCTTGGCGTGGACCACGGCCCAGACGGGGACTTGGCGTGGCTGCGCACTGGCGGGCTACCGGGTGTGTCCGCGGTGCACCCGCGCTGGCGCACGTCCCCGGACGTGGCGGTGCGAGCGATCGCAGTGGGGTTGCGCGCGTTGCATGACCGACTACCGGCGCCGTCGTGCCCGTTCAGCTGGTCGGCGCAAGACCGGCTGGCCACGCTGGAGCCGCTACGACGGGCCGACCTGGGCCAGCCACCTCCGATCGATCAGTTGGTGGTGTGTCATGGAGACGCGTGTTCGCCCAACACGCTGATCGACGACATGGGCCGGTGCTGCGGTCACGTCGACTTCGGCGATCTCGGTGTGGCCGATCGGTGGGCCGACCTCGCAGTGGCCACATTGTCGCTGCAATGGAACTATCCCGAGTACCCGGGCCGGTGCTGGGAGGACGAGTTCTTCGCCGCCTACGGTGTCACGCCGGACCCGCTGCGCATCGACTACTACCGCCGGCTGTGGCAGTCCGAGCCGAACGGGTCAGGCTAA
- a CDS encoding MBL fold metallo-hydrolase translates to MQVTSVGHAGFLIRTHAGSILCDPWVNPAYFASWFPFPDNSTLDWESLGQCDYLYISHLHKDHFDAENLRAHVNKNALVLLPDFPVPDLRNELQKLGFHRFLETTDSVKHRISGPSGDLDVMIIALRAPADGPIGDSALVVSDGETTAFNMNDARPIDLEVLATEFGHVDVHMLQYSGAIWYPMVYDMPARAKEAFGTQKRQRGMDRARQYVAQVGATWVVPSAGPPCFLDPELRHLNDDGTDPANIFPDQMVFLDQMRAHGHDRGLLMIPGSIANFTGPTLDSLSHPLPTDQVEAIFTTDKSTYIADYADRMAPVLAAERSRWAPADGESLLEPLRALFEPIMLQSNEVCDGIGYPVQLVIGSGDLTETIVLDFPKRAVREQIPDEKFRYGFAIAAELVRTVLRDEEPDWVNTIFLSTRFQAWRVGGYNEYLYTFFKCLTDERIAYADGWFAETHDDSASITLDGWEIQRRCPHLKADLSKFGVVEGDTLTCNLHGWQWRLDDGRCLTARGHQLRSSRP, encoded by the coding sequence ATGCAGGTCACAAGCGTCGGTCACGCCGGCTTTCTGATCCGGACCCACGCCGGCAGCATCTTGTGTGATCCCTGGGTCAATCCAGCGTATTTTGCGTCCTGGTTCCCGTTCCCAGACAACAGCACGCTGGATTGGGAATCCCTGGGTCAGTGCGACTATCTGTACATCTCGCACCTGCACAAGGATCACTTCGATGCCGAGAACCTGCGTGCGCACGTGAACAAGAACGCGCTGGTGCTGCTCCCGGACTTTCCGGTGCCCGACCTGAGAAATGAGCTACAGAAGTTGGGATTTCACCGGTTTCTCGAGACCACGGATTCGGTCAAGCACCGGATCAGTGGTCCATCGGGGGACCTCGACGTGATGATCATCGCCTTGCGGGCACCGGCAGACGGCCCGATTGGCGACTCGGCGCTGGTCGTTTCGGATGGCGAAACCACTGCCTTCAACATGAACGACGCGCGCCCGATCGATCTGGAGGTCCTGGCAACCGAGTTCGGCCACGTCGACGTGCACATGCTGCAGTATTCGGGGGCGATCTGGTACCCAATGGTCTACGACATGCCCGCGCGCGCCAAGGAGGCCTTCGGTACCCAGAAACGGCAGCGCGGGATGGACCGCGCGCGCCAATACGTCGCTCAAGTGGGGGCGACCTGGGTGGTGCCGTCGGCCGGACCACCCTGCTTCTTGGACCCTGAGCTCCGCCACCTCAACGACGACGGCACCGATCCGGCCAACATCTTCCCCGATCAGATGGTGTTCTTGGACCAGATGCGGGCGCACGGCCACGATCGCGGCCTGCTGATGATTCCCGGCTCGATCGCGAACTTCACCGGTCCCACGCTCGATTCGCTGAGCCATCCACTGCCCACCGACCAAGTCGAGGCCATCTTCACCACCGACAAGTCGACCTATATCGCCGACTATGCAGACCGGATGGCGCCCGTCCTTGCCGCCGAGCGATCCCGATGGGCCCCTGCGGACGGCGAGTCCCTGTTGGAGCCGCTGCGCGCCCTGTTCGAACCAATCATGTTGCAAAGCAACGAGGTCTGCGACGGCATCGGGTATCCCGTCCAACTGGTGATCGGATCCGGCGACCTCACCGAAACCATAGTCTTGGACTTTCCGAAAAGGGCTGTGCGAGAGCAGATTCCCGATGAGAAATTCCGCTATGGCTTCGCGATCGCAGCGGAGCTGGTGCGGACCGTGCTACGTGATGAAGAACCCGACTGGGTCAACACCATATTCTTGTCCACCCGGTTTCAGGCCTGGCGGGTCGGCGGCTACAACGAATACTTGTACACGTTCTTCAAGTGTCTGACCGATGAACGGATCGCCTACGCCGACGGCTGGTTCGCCGAGACCCATGACGACTCTGCGTCGATCACTTTGGACGGCTGGGAGATCCAACGCCGTTGCCCGCACCTGAAAGCCGACTTGTCGAAATTCGGTGTAGTGGAAGGCGATACACTAACCTGCAACTTGCACGGGTGGCAGTGGCGGCTCGACGATGGTCGATGCCTAACCGCCAGGGGTCACCAGCTACGGAGTTCGCGGCCATGA
- a CDS encoding phytoene desaturase family protein gives MAYDAIVVGAGHNGLTAAVLLQQAGLRTLCLEGKLYAGGMASTVELFDGYRFEIAGSVQFPTSAAVSAELGLDDLPTVDLEVMSVALRGVGDDPLVQYADPITMLNHLADVHGADAVDGMAGLLAWSQAPTRALGRFEAATEPKTFDEMYACATNEFERSCIDDMLFGSVTDVLDRYFPDRDKHAALRGSMTVLAVNTIYRGPATPGSAAALAFGLGVPEGQFVQMKKLRGGVGALTEHLRQLFESNGGEVRLRSQVAEILVDQDPQPQSGCRVRGVRTQAGDTFEAPIVVSAIAPDVTINGLIDHSVLSADIRDRYSGIDHRGSYLQMHFALDEPPTFAAPYEALSDPTLQASMGIFCTPEEVQQQWENARRGIVPADPTVVLQIPSLHDPGLAPEGKYAASAFAMWFPIEGGPNHRGYGQAKLEMGQRVIDKITRLAPNFERSIIRHTTFTPRHMGVMFGAPGGDYCHGLLHPEQIGPNRPGPKGFRGQPIPIGGLYLGSAGCHGGPGITFIPGYNAARAALADR, from the coding sequence ATGGCTTATGACGCGATCGTCGTGGGTGCCGGCCACAACGGGCTGACTGCGGCGGTGCTGTTGCAGCAGGCCGGACTGCGGACCCTGTGCCTAGAGGGGAAGCTGTATGCGGGCGGAATGGCCTCGACGGTTGAGCTCTTCGACGGGTACCGGTTTGAGATCGCCGGTTCGGTGCAGTTCCCGACATCGGCGGCGGTCAGCGCCGAACTCGGCCTGGATGACCTACCGACCGTTGACCTCGAGGTGATGTCGGTCGCCTTGCGTGGCGTCGGCGATGACCCGCTGGTCCAGTACGCCGACCCGATCACGATGTTGAACCATCTGGCAGACGTGCATGGGGCAGATGCCGTCGATGGAATGGCAGGTCTGCTGGCGTGGAGCCAGGCACCCACCCGGGCGCTGGGACGGTTTGAGGCCGCCACTGAGCCCAAGACGTTCGATGAAATGTATGCCTGTGCGACCAACGAATTCGAGCGCTCGTGCATCGATGACATGCTGTTCGGCTCCGTCACCGATGTGCTGGACCGCTATTTCCCCGACCGCGATAAGCACGCCGCGCTACGCGGATCGATGACCGTGCTCGCTGTCAACACGATCTATCGTGGTCCAGCGACCCCGGGAAGCGCCGCTGCGCTCGCATTCGGCCTCGGCGTCCCAGAAGGCCAATTCGTGCAGATGAAAAAGCTACGCGGCGGCGTCGGTGCGCTCACTGAGCACTTGCGCCAGCTCTTCGAGAGCAACGGCGGCGAGGTTCGGCTGCGGTCCCAAGTCGCCGAGATCCTCGTCGACCAGGATCCGCAGCCGCAGTCCGGGTGCCGCGTACGCGGAGTGCGCACCCAGGCAGGGGACACCTTCGAGGCCCCGATCGTCGTCTCGGCCATCGCACCCGACGTCACGATCAATGGCCTCATCGACCACTCGGTGCTGTCAGCAGACATCCGGGACCGCTACTCGGGCATCGACCACCGCGGCAGCTACCTGCAGATGCACTTCGCGCTGGACGAGCCCCCCACGTTCGCGGCGCCCTATGAGGCCCTCAGCGACCCAACCCTGCAGGCCTCGATGGGCATTTTCTGCACCCCGGAGGAGGTGCAGCAGCAGTGGGAGAATGCTCGCCGCGGGATCGTGCCTGCCGACCCCACCGTTGTACTGCAGATCCCATCGCTCCACGATCCCGGGTTGGCGCCCGAGGGAAAGTACGCCGCGTCGGCATTTGCGATGTGGTTTCCGATCGAGGGCGGCCCGAATCATCGGGGCTACGGCCAGGCGAAGCTCGAAATGGGTCAGCGAGTGATCGACAAGATCACTCGGTTGGCACCCAACTTTGAGCGCAGCATCATTCGGCACACCACGTTTACCCCCAGGCATATGGGAGTGATGTTCGGTGCTCCGGGCGGCGACTACTGCCACGGGTTATTGCATCCGGAGCAAATTGGTCCGAATCGTCCTGGTCCGAAAGGGTTTCGTGGCCAACCAATTCCGATCGGGGGGCTGTACCTGGGCAGCGCAGGTTGTCACGGTGGGCCAGGAATCACCTTCATACCCGGCTACAACGCCGCTCGTGCGGCGCTCGCGGATCGCTAG
- a CDS encoding TetR/AcrR family transcriptional regulator, with translation MVRPAQTARSERTREALRQAAVVRFLAQGVEETSAEQIAADAGVSLRTFYRHFRSKHDLLFADYTGLHWFRAALQARPSDESIIDSVQSAIFAFPYDVEAVAKIAALRGSELDPGRIVRHVQDVSADFADAIAAQLQQRSCAVGSKPDARLRIAVAARCIAAAVFGAMEVWMLGENRSLGELARMSHVALESLRVGFADDWVSGPR, from the coding sequence ATGGTCAGGCCGGCACAGACCGCGCGTAGCGAACGCACCCGCGAGGCATTGCGACAGGCCGCGGTGGTGCGGTTCCTTGCCCAGGGCGTCGAAGAGACATCAGCCGAGCAAATCGCTGCGGATGCCGGGGTATCGCTGCGCACGTTTTACCGCCATTTCCGGTCCAAGCACGACTTGTTGTTTGCCGACTACACCGGACTGCACTGGTTTCGCGCGGCGTTACAGGCCAGACCTTCCGATGAATCGATCATTGATTCCGTACAGTCGGCCATATTCGCGTTCCCCTATGACGTTGAGGCCGTGGCGAAAATCGCCGCGCTCCGGGGTTCCGAGCTCGATCCGGGCCGGATCGTCCGCCATGTCCAGGACGTGTCGGCCGACTTCGCCGACGCTATCGCCGCACAGCTGCAACAACGTAGCTGTGCGGTGGGTAGCAAGCCCGATGCTCGGTTGCGCATTGCGGTGGCGGCTCGTTGTATCGCGGCTGCGGTGTTCGGGGCCATGGAGGTCTGGATGCTCGGCGAGAATCGATCATTGGGAGAGTTGGCGCGCATGAGCCACGTGGCGTTGGAATCGTTGCGAGTCGGCTTCGCCGACGACTGGGTCTCCGGCCCCCGATGA
- a CDS encoding DUF2834 domain-containing protein, giving the protein MVSLIVHAVLGLAVIASIVASNPRVYARPANRAWFSPLECVYYGVGIASIGLGWYFNIRFVQEYSHGSANPLWGPGSWTDFIRLMYTNPAAGSASQDYTIANVILLPLFSITDGYRRGLRRPWLYFVSSLFTSFAFAFAFYFATIERQHRHRKAREQAGA; this is encoded by the coding sequence ATGGTGTCGCTCATCGTCCACGCCGTTCTCGGGCTTGCCGTCATCGCCTCGATCGTCGCGTCGAACCCTAGGGTTTATGCCCGGCCGGCCAACCGAGCCTGGTTCTCCCCGCTGGAATGTGTGTATTACGGCGTCGGCATCGCGTCGATCGGGTTGGGTTGGTATTTCAACATCCGCTTCGTGCAGGAGTACTCACACGGGTCCGCGAACCCCTTATGGGGTCCCGGCAGCTGGACGGACTTCATCCGCCTCATGTACACCAACCCCGCTGCGGGCTCCGCCAGTCAGGACTACACGATCGCCAACGTGATCCTGCTGCCACTGTTTTCCATCACCGACGGCTATCGGCGTGGCTTGCGGCGCCCGTGGCTCTACTTCGTGAGCAGTTTGTTCACCAGCTTCGCCTTCGCGTTCGCCTTCTACTTCGCCACCATCGAAAGGCAGCACCGGCACCGGAAAGCGCGCGAGCAAGCAGGCGCTTGA
- the serS gene encoding serine--tRNA ligase yields the protein MIDLKLLRDNPDAVRRSQRSRGEDPALVDALLAADAKRRAAISAADSLRAELKTASKNVGAASPDERPALLGRAKELAEQVKAAEASQSETEATLTAAHMAISNVVLAPVPAGGEDDFAVLDVVGEPATMEKPKDHLELGESLGLIDMGRGAKVSGSRFYFLTGRGALLQLGLLQLALRLAVDNGFIPMIPPVLVRPEVMAGTGFLGSHADEVYRVQADDLYLVGTSEVPLAGYHADEILDLSAGPLRYVGWSSCFRREAGSYGKDTRGIIRVHQFDKVEGFVYCPPDDAEAEHERLLGWQRQMLALIEVPYRVIDVAAGDLGSSAARKFDCEAWLPTQGTYRELTSTSNCTTFQARRLATRYRGDDGKPQIAATLNGTLGTTRWLVSILENHQQPDGSVRVPEALVPMVGTEVLEPES from the coding sequence GTGATCGACCTCAAGCTGCTCCGCGACAATCCCGACGCCGTGCGCCGCTCCCAGCGGAGTCGGGGAGAAGATCCAGCCCTGGTGGACGCCCTGCTCGCGGCCGACGCGAAGCGCCGGGCGGCGATTTCGGCTGCCGATTCGCTGCGTGCAGAATTGAAAACCGCCAGCAAGAACGTCGGTGCCGCGTCGCCCGACGAGCGCCCGGCGCTGTTGGGGCGCGCCAAGGAACTCGCCGAGCAGGTCAAAGCTGCCGAAGCCAGCCAGTCGGAGACCGAGGCGACCTTGACCGCGGCCCACATGGCGATCTCGAACGTCGTTCTGGCGCCGGTGCCGGCCGGTGGGGAAGATGACTTTGCCGTTCTCGATGTCGTCGGCGAGCCCGCCACGATGGAAAAACCCAAGGACCATCTCGAGCTCGGCGAGTCTTTGGGCCTCATCGACATGGGACGCGGCGCCAAGGTGTCCGGCTCGCGGTTCTACTTCCTTACCGGGCGGGGGGCTTTGCTGCAATTGGGTCTACTGCAGCTGGCGCTGCGGCTGGCCGTCGACAATGGCTTTATCCCGATGATCCCGCCGGTGCTGGTGCGCCCGGAGGTGATGGCGGGGACCGGATTTCTGGGCTCCCACGCCGACGAGGTGTATCGGGTCCAAGCCGATGACCTCTACCTCGTCGGCACCTCCGAAGTGCCACTGGCCGGCTACCACGCCGACGAGATCCTGGATCTGTCAGCGGGCCCATTGCGCTACGTGGGCTGGTCGTCGTGTTTCCGCCGCGAGGCCGGTAGCTACGGCAAGGACACCCGCGGCATCATCCGAGTGCATCAATTCGACAAGGTGGAGGGATTCGTCTACTGCCCACCAGACGATGCCGAGGCCGAGCATGAACGACTGCTGGGATGGCAGCGCCAGATGTTGGCCCTCATCGAGGTGCCCTACCGGGTAATCGACGTGGCCGCGGGTGATCTCGGTTCGTCAGCCGCCCGCAAGTTCGATTGTGAGGCGTGGCTACCGACCCAGGGGACCTACCGGGAGTTGACGTCGACATCGAACTGCACAACATTCCAGGCGCGGCGGCTGGCGACTCGCTACCGAGGCGACGACGGCAAGCCCCAGATCGCGGCCACGCTCAATGGCACTCTGGGCACTACCCGGTGGCTGGTGTCGATCCTGGAGAACCACCAGCAGCCCGACGGAAGTGTGCGGGTGCCCGAGGCTCTGGTGCCGATGGTGGGTACCGAGGTGTTGGAGCCGGAGTCGTAA